The proteins below are encoded in one region of Periplaneta americana isolate PAMFEO1 chromosome 11, P.americana_PAMFEO1_priV1, whole genome shotgun sequence:
- the LOC138709107 gene encoding myb/SANT-like DNA-binding domain-containing protein 3, with product MAAEHKLYTAEEKLLLIDLVGKHKILEDKRTDIISLSKKKKTWEDVCNAYNEEANVTKRTVQQLKKCWVNIKSKRKKELAHETRERLKTGGGPPPDNTTEFPELDLVVPHLSHNVGFLFDNDALQVNNSQLSTEAVSVVEANPEDLPQQHEADMTGNLDDSSEVPATTSCRNKQKFSPRPLPRKTVIETELKSRLNRLQCQINYDEELHSLRKEEIKYTIDLAKERLENERKAEERRIISFEREETRKQQAFEAEERRKEEIHRSKMSLLGKN from the exons ATGGCGGCTGAACACAAATTGTATACAGCAGAGGAGAAattgttattaattgatttagtgggtaaacataaaatattggaAGACAAAAGGACAGACATAATTTCTTtgtccaaaaagaaaaaaacctgGGAGGACGTATGCAATGCATACAACGAAGAAGCAAATGTTACGAAG CGTACTGTTCAGCAACTgaaaaaatgctgggtaaatattaaatcgaagagaaagaaagaattggCCCATGAAACAAGGGAAAGACTGAAGACAGGTGGTGGTCCACCACCAGACAACACCACAGAATTCCCAGAACTAGACCTTGTAGTGCCTCATTTGAGCCATAATGTTGGCTTTCTTTTTGACAATGATGCATTGCAAGTCAACAATTCACAGCTTTCAACTGAAG ccgTGAGTGTTGTCGAAGCAAATCCAGAAGACCtaccacagcaacatgaagcagACATGACAGGCAACCTAGATGATTCAAGTGAAGTGCCTGCAACAACATCCTGCAGAAACAAGCAAAAATTCTCCCCTCGTCCTCTACCCAGAAAAACTGTGATCGAAACAGAGCTGAAATCAAGGTTAAATAGACTTCAATGCCAGATTAATTATGACGAAGAACTGCACAGCCTCAgaaaggaggaaattaaatacacaatAGATTTGGCTAAAGAACGACTAGAAAATGAAAGGAAAGCAGAAGAACGTAGGATAATATCTTTTGAAAGAGAAGAAACTAGAAAACAACAGGCTTTCGAAGCAGAGGagaggagaaaagaagaaatacacagaagtaaaatgtcacttttgggaaaaaattag